The sequence TTTCGTCCTGGAAGCAAAAAAAGCGGGGCAGGATCGGACAACTACGGCCTGTGTTTGCAAATCTTCCGGAGGATGGGATCCACAAAAGGAAAGGATTACTTGCCATTCGAGATGACGCGTTATGCGGCACTTCAGCAGTAAGATTGAATCGCAGCTGATATAGCCAAAGGTAGTAAATTACTGTCACAAAATTCTGTATTTAGGCGGAGGAACCAAATGAATACTTTTCCAGTACGACATATCGGCGTTAGCCTTTCTATCGATCTCAAGACGGTTTACGAATACCTAGCGGACCCTAAAAATTTTCCGGAATGGGCATCCGGACTCTGCAAATCCATTCAGGCTTTAGATAACGGAGAATGGTTGATCGATTCTCCCATGGGAGAACTGAAAGCCGTTTTTTCTGAAAAGAACCCGTATGGGGTTTTGGATCATACCGTGATCTTCGGTCCGGACAAAAAAGTAAATAATCCGATGAGGATCCTCGCAAACGACCAAGGCAGC is a genomic window of Leptospira langatensis containing:
- a CDS encoding SRPBCC family protein, producing MNTFPVRHIGVSLSIDLKTVYEYLADPKNFPEWASGLCKSIQALDNGEWLIDSPMGELKAVFSEKNPYGVLDHTVIFGPDKKVNNPMRILANDQGSELVFTLFQLPEMSDQKFEEDAAWVKKDLTELAELLKKKFSK